Proteins encoded together in one Benincasa hispida cultivar B227 chromosome 1, ASM972705v1, whole genome shotgun sequence window:
- the LOC120069702 gene encoding SNF1-related protein kinase regulatory subunit gamma-like PV42a isoform X2 has product MQRTAKRTETEAVVEKKVKDLMGEKRRLVEVPYTASLAQTMNVLVANRVVAVPVAAPPGHWIGAGGSMIMESDKRTGVLRKHYIGMVTMLDILAHIAGDDQDHDHDGGHDLLDIDRKMAVPVSNIIGHNVEGLSLWTLNPNTSILDCMEIFSKGIHRALVPVDGQVEEAVGVELVESASSYRMLTQMDVLRFLREKVPEIEGILRLSVKEMEGMINENVMAITDKTKVIEAIKCMKSSFLNAVPIVGSTQLGGDQQSHAQLFTGRGKKLVGTFSATDLRGCQLATLQLWLHETALDFTETRGKKLSPLFEGTAVAVRELVTCRPESSLEEVMEKVVSNHVHRIWVTDEHGLLLGLVSLSDMIRVIRLSLLSQLES; this is encoded by the exons ATGCAGCGGACGGCGAAGAGAACCGAGACTGAGGCTGTGGTGGAGAAGAAGGTGAAAGATCTGATGGGGGAGAAGAGGCGGCTGGTGGAGGTGCCGTACACCGCCTCTCTTGCTCAAACAATGAACGTTCTAGTTGCCAACCGTGTCGTGGCGGTCCCTGTGGCGGCGCCACCTGGCCATTGGATTGGCGCCGGCGGTTCCATGATCATGGAGTCTGATAAACGGACTGGGGTCCTAAGAAAGCATTATATTGGGATGGTCACCATGCTTGATATCTTGGCTCATATTGCTGGCGACGATCAGGACCACGATCACGACGGCGGTCATGATCTGCTCGATATTGATCGAAAGATGGCGGTTCCGGTATCCAACATTATTGGACATAATGTTGAAGGTTTGAGTCTCTGGACTTTGAATCCCAACACCAG CATATTAGATTGTATGGAGATATTCAGCAAGGGGATCCACCGAGCGCTGGTTCCCGTGGATGGGCAGGTCGAGGAGGCCGTAGGCGTTGAGCTGGTCGAATCAGCGTCGAGTTATAGGATGCTGACCCAGATGGATGTGTTGAGGTTCCTAAGAGAAAAAGTGCCAGAAATTGAAGGGATTTTGAGGCTAAGTGTGAAGGAAATGGAAGGGATGATCAATGAGAATGTTATGGCCATTACAGATAAAACTAAAGTTATAGAAGCAATCAAGTGCATGAAATCTAGTTTTCTCAATGCAGTTCCCATTGTTGGAAGTACTCAGCTCGGCGGCGATCAACAAAGTCATGCACAACTTTTTACC GGAAGAGGAAAGAAACTAGTAGGGACATTTTCAGCGACAGATCTAAGGGGGTGCCAGCTCGCGACGCTGCAGTTGTGGCTACACGAGACAGCGCTAGACTTCACTGAAACAAGAGGAAAGAAACTA AGTCCACTGTTTGAGGGGACAGCGGTGGCTGTGAGAGAGCTGGTCACGTGCCGGCCAGAAAGTTCATTGGAGGAAGTAATGGAGAAGGTAGTGTCAAACCATGTGCACAGAATTTGGGTAACTGATGAACATGGTTTGCTTCTTGGCCTAGTCTCCCTCTCAGATATGATTAGAGTGATAAGGCTTTCACTTCTTTCTCAACTCGAAAGCTAA
- the LOC120069702 gene encoding SNF1-related protein kinase regulatory subunit gamma-like PV42a isoform X1, which yields MQRTAKRTETEAVVEKKVKDLMGEKRRLVEVPYTASLAQTMNVLVANRVVAVPVAAPPGHWIGAGGSMIMESDKRTGVLRKHYIGMVTMLDILAHIAGDDQDHDHDGGHDLLDIDRKMAVPVSNIIGHNVEGLSLWTLNPNTSILDCMEIFSKGIHRALVPVDGQVEEAVGVELVESASSYRMLTQMDVLRFLREKVPEIEGILRLSVKEMEGMINENVMAITDKTKVIEAIKCMKSSFLNAVPIVGSTQLGGDQQSHAQLFTVNFTETRGKKLVGTFSATDLRGCQLATLQSWLLETALDFTETVRKSPLFEGTAVAVRELVTCRPESSLEEVMEKVVSNHVHRIWVTDEHGLLLGLVSLSDMIRVIRLSLLSQLES from the exons ATGCAGCGGACGGCGAAGAGAACCGAGACTGAGGCTGTGGTGGAGAAGAAGGTGAAAGATCTGATGGGGGAGAAGAGGCGGCTGGTGGAGGTGCCGTACACCGCCTCTCTTGCTCAAACAATGAACGTTCTAGTTGCCAACCGTGTCGTGGCGGTCCCTGTGGCGGCGCCACCTGGCCATTGGATTGGCGCCGGCGGTTCCATGATCATGGAGTCTGATAAACGGACTGGGGTCCTAAGAAAGCATTATATTGGGATGGTCACCATGCTTGATATCTTGGCTCATATTGCTGGCGACGATCAGGACCACGATCACGACGGCGGTCATGATCTGCTCGATATTGATCGAAAGATGGCGGTTCCGGTATCCAACATTATTGGACATAATGTTGAAGGTTTGAGTCTCTGGACTTTGAATCCCAACACCAG CATATTAGATTGTATGGAGATATTCAGCAAGGGGATCCACCGAGCGCTGGTTCCCGTGGATGGGCAGGTCGAGGAGGCCGTAGGCGTTGAGCTGGTCGAATCAGCGTCGAGTTATAGGATGCTGACCCAGATGGATGTGTTGAGGTTCCTAAGAGAAAAAGTGCCAGAAATTGAAGGGATTTTGAGGCTAAGTGTGAAGGAAATGGAAGGGATGATCAATGAGAATGTTATGGCCATTACAGATAAAACTAAAGTTATAGAAGCAATCAAGTGCATGAAATCTAGTTTTCTCAATGCAGTTCCCATTGTTGGAAGTACTCAGCTCGGCGGCGATCAACAAAGTCATGCACAACTTTTTACCGTAA ACTTCACTGAAACAAGAGGAAAGAAACTAGTAGGGACATTTTCAGCGACAGATCTAAGGGGGTGCCAGCTCGCGACGCTGCAGTCGTGGCTACTCGAGACAGCGCTAGACTTCACTGAAACGGTCCGAAAGAGTCCACTGTTTGAGGGGACAGCGGTGGCTGTGAGAGAGCTGGTCACGTGCCGGCCAGAAAGTTCATTGGAGGAAGTAATGGAGAAGGTAGTGTCAAACCATGTGCACAGAATTTGGGTAACTGATGAACATGGTTTGCTTCTTGGCCTAGTCTCCCTCTCAGATATGATTAGAGTGATAAGGCTTTCACTTCTTTCTCAACTCGAAAGCTAA